Proteins encoded in a region of the Triticum dicoccoides isolate Atlit2015 ecotype Zavitan chromosome 3A, WEW_v2.0, whole genome shotgun sequence genome:
- the LOC119269302 gene encoding probable auxin efflux carrier component 9, with protein sequence MITWLAVYHVVEAMAPLYTAAVLGYASVRWLKAFSEEQCAGINHFVAIYAVPVLIFNMVSTNNPYAMNGRLVAADTLQKAVMLLGLVAWAAWESRSRRRRRSDGGGKASAAVAAASPLQWVVTAFSVASLPNTIIMGVPLLGGMYGAMSKDLMKQIVVMQFCVWYNVVIFIYEYMAARRAATAMDGTAKISPGSPGAAPSAEKIAPNDEAVVAAKRAHEVTVNIEITEVAPASTAQKDLADNTTTTVAKETSADAEAEQGSPPPAKSTAPSVTHIALMAGKKVLKIPNTYASFLGLIWALIAFKCGIKMPKIIDDSLFTIQTTAVGLSMFASGTFIARQSRFVPCGYAIASMSMVLKFLIGPVVMLLASLAIGMHGTLLHIAVVQAALPLAVTSFVYAEEYKVHADIMSTGVILGIFISLPVTIVYYILLGL encoded by the exons TTCGTCGCCATCTACGCCGTGCCCGtgctcatcttcaacatggtctccACCAACAACCCCTACGCCATGAACGGCCGCCTCGTCGCCGCCGACACGCTGCAGAAGGCcgtcatgctgctcggcctcgtcgcCTGGGCCGCCTGGGAGtcccgctcgcgccgccgccgccgatccgacGGAGGCGGCAAGGCTTCGGCTGCGGTTGCAGCGGCCTCCCCGCTGCAGTGGGTGGTGACCGCCTTCTCTGTGGCGTCGCTGCCCAACACCATCATCATGGGCGTGCCGCTCCTCGGCGGCATGTACGGGGCCATGTCCAAGGACCTCATGAAGCAGATCGTCGTCATGCAGTTCTGCGTCTGGTACAACGTCGTCATCTTCATCTACGAGTACATGGCGGCCCGGCGCGCCGCGACGGCCATGGATGGCACCGCCAAAATCAGCCCTGGGTCGCCCGGGGCGGCGCCGTCCGCTGAGAAAATCGCCCCCAATGACGAGGCCGTCGTTGCGGCCAAGCGGGCCCACGAAGTAACCGTAAACATTGAGATCACGGAGGTTGCCCCGGCGTCTACGGCACAAAAAGACCTGGCAGACAACACAACAACGACGGTGGCCAAGGAGACAAGTGCCGACGCGGAGGCAGAGCAAGGGTCGCCGCCGCCGGCGAAGTCGACGGCGCCTTCGGTGACGCACATCGCCTTGATGGCAGGGAAGAAGGTTCTCAAGATTCCGAATACCTATGCGAGCTTCCTTGGCCTCATCTGGGCCCTAATCGCCTTCAA GTGCGGGATCAAGATGCCAAAAATAATTGACGACTCGCTGTTCACCATCCAGACGACGGCCGTTGGGCTCAGCATGTTCGCGTCGGGGACGTTCATAGCGCGTCAGTCGCGGTTCGTCCCGTGCGGCTACGCGATCGCGTCCATGTCGATGGTGCTCAAGTTCCTCATCGGCCCGGTGGTGATGCTGCTCGCGTCGCTCGCCATCGGCATGCACGGCACCCTGCTGCACATTGCTGTTGTACAG GCGGCCCTTCCCCTAGCCGTGACTTCATTTGTGTACGCTGAAGAATACAAGGTCCATGCAGACATCATGAGCACAGG GGTAATTCTTGGGATATTTATCTCGCTCCCCGTCACCATTGTATACTACATTCTATTAGGTCTATGA